Proteins from one Methanococcus maripaludis C5 genomic window:
- the leuS gene encoding leucine--tRNA ligase, whose amino-acid sequence MDQNGVNEGTGHKSVDLIQIMDKWQKKWTEAKIFEAEHDLRDKFFITAAFPYLNGVLHAGHLRTFTIPETIARYQRMKNKNVLWTFGFHVTGTPILGLANQIKDRKEDIIWAYNNLHNIPMDELLKLKTPEAIVECFSKKATEAFKRMGFSLDWRRNFKTDDKVFSKFIEWQFYKLKEMGHITKGSHPVRYCPKCENPVEDHDLLHGEESTTVEYSLIKFTSEFDGKEIIMPMATLRPETLFGVTNAWVNPNEIYVMAKVHDEIQKLDGEDVELKYNGIWIVGKECADKLKEQDRKIEILKEIKGNELLGLKIKNPVTKKEVPLLPADFVEMGIGTGWVMSVPAHAPYDYVALRDLGKIEEVGLIPLIEIEGYDKYPAKEIVEKLGVKDQNDDELLEQATSKIYKDEFHKGKLNENCGEYAGISVKDIKEKLTKDYLNSNIAEIMYEFSEQKVVCRCGEKCIIKTVKGQWFINYSDENWKKLAHECIDNMNFAPENIRQEFHNKVDWMKDKACARKKGLGTILPFDENWIIESLSDSTIYMAYYTIARFINEGLTPEQLIPELFEYVYLGNGNVEEITKNSNISKETIEEMRKEFLYYYPLDWRCSAKDLIPNHLTFMIFNHVALFGREHWPRGIEINGYVTIEGKKLSKSKGPVLPVSEVAENFGADVARFYITTCAELPQDADVKFKEMEKARDNLIKLYELAVSVMEEEKTEKELSLIDKWLLHKTYSSINGAETAYEEFQLRKIGLMFYELINDLRWYKRRGGENNNVLKEVVEIWTKLLSPVTPHLCEEIWEKLGYAGFISQELYPEIKLEMVNEDLELGEEFIKSAMEDIRNINGVAKINPEKMYLYTADDWKYDLLEFMNENSEKNVKALIPMVMKEDKFKRHGKEVMKLINEIMKIGVKKAIAEVEILENAKTFIESEFDCEVIVNGEDVKGKKKFAIPYKPAIYME is encoded by the coding sequence ATGGATCAAAATGGAGTAAACGAGGGAACAGGACATAAATCTGTTGATTTAATTCAAATAATGGATAAATGGCAGAAAAAATGGACGGAAGCTAAAATTTTTGAAGCTGAACACGATTTAAGGGACAAATTTTTCATAACTGCTGCATTTCCATACCTTAATGGGGTACTTCATGCAGGACACTTAAGAACATTTACAATTCCAGAAACAATTGCAAGATACCAGAGGATGAAAAATAAAAACGTGCTCTGGACCTTTGGATTCCACGTTACAGGAACTCCAATTTTGGGACTTGCAAACCAGATCAAAGATAGAAAAGAAGATATTATCTGGGCTTACAACAATTTACACAACATTCCAATGGACGAACTCTTAAAATTGAAAACTCCTGAGGCAATAGTTGAATGCTTTTCAAAAAAAGCAACAGAAGCCTTTAAAAGAATGGGATTTTCACTCGACTGGAGAAGAAACTTTAAAACTGACGATAAAGTTTTCAGTAAATTCATAGAATGGCAGTTTTATAAATTAAAAGAAATGGGGCACATTACAAAAGGATCACACCCTGTAAGGTACTGCCCTAAATGTGAAAACCCTGTAGAAGACCACGATTTACTCCACGGTGAAGAATCAACAACTGTAGAATACAGCTTAATCAAATTTACTTCTGAATTTGACGGAAAAGAAATAATAATGCCAATGGCAACTTTAAGGCCTGAAACACTTTTTGGTGTAACTAATGCTTGGGTTAATCCAAATGAAATTTATGTAATGGCTAAAGTACACGATGAAATCCAAAAATTAGATGGTGAAGACGTTGAGTTAAAATACAACGGAATCTGGATTGTTGGAAAAGAATGTGCAGATAAATTAAAAGAACAAGATAGAAAAATTGAAATTTTAAAAGAAATCAAAGGAAACGAATTACTTGGTTTAAAAATCAAAAATCCTGTTACTAAAAAAGAAGTTCCTCTTCTACCAGCAGATTTTGTTGAAATGGGAATTGGAACGGGATGGGTAATGAGTGTTCCAGCACACGCTCCATACGACTACGTTGCTTTAAGGGATCTTGGAAAAATCGAAGAAGTGGGCCTTATTCCATTGATCGAAATTGAAGGATACGATAAATACCCTGCAAAAGAAATTGTGGAAAAATTGGGAGTTAAAGACCAAAATGATGATGAATTACTCGAGCAAGCAACGAGTAAAATCTATAAGGACGAATTCCACAAGGGAAAATTAAATGAAAACTGCGGAGAATACGCAGGAATCTCTGTAAAAGACATTAAAGAAAAATTAACAAAAGATTACCTAAATTCAAACATTGCAGAAATAATGTACGAATTTTCAGAGCAGAAAGTTGTTTGCAGGTGCGGTGAAAAGTGTATTATAAAAACCGTGAAAGGACAGTGGTTTATTAACTATTCTGACGAAAACTGGAAGAAACTTGCACACGAATGTATTGACAATATGAACTTTGCACCTGAAAACATAAGGCAGGAATTCCACAACAAAGTCGATTGGATGAAGGATAAAGCCTGTGCAAGGAAAAAAGGGCTTGGAACAATACTGCCGTTTGACGAAAACTGGATTATCGAATCACTGTCTGATAGTACAATTTACATGGCATATTACACGATTGCAAGATTTATAAATGAGGGATTAACTCCCGAACAGCTTATTCCAGAATTATTCGAGTATGTATATCTTGGAAATGGAAATGTTGAAGAAATAACTAAAAATTCAAATATTTCAAAAGAAACGATTGAAGAAATGAGAAAAGAGTTCTTATATTACTATCCGCTTGACTGGAGATGTTCTGCAAAAGATTTAATTCCAAATCACCTCACATTCATGATATTCAACCACGTTGCACTATTTGGAAGAGAACACTGGCCAAGAGGAATTGAAATAAACGGATATGTTACAATTGAGGGTAAAAAACTTTCAAAATCAAAAGGTCCGGTTTTACCAGTTTCAGAAGTTGCAGAAAACTTTGGTGCAGACGTTGCAAGGTTTTACATCACAACATGTGCTGAACTTCCGCAAGATGCAGACGTTAAATTCAAAGAAATGGAAAAAGCAAGAGATAATTTAATAAAATTGTATGAACTTGCAGTATCCGTCATGGAAGAAGAAAAAACTGAAAAAGAATTATCTTTAATTGATAAATGGCTTTTACACAAAACCTATAGTTCAATAAATGGTGCTGAAACTGCATACGAAGAATTCCAGCTTAGAAAAATTGGTTTGATGTTTTATGAACTCATTAACGATTTAAGATGGTACAAAAGAAGGGGCGGAGAAAATAACAACGTTTTAAAAGAAGTTGTTGAAATCTGGACGAAATTACTCTCTCCAGTAACCCCTCACCTCTGTGAAGAAATCTGGGAAAAATTAGGATATGCTGGATTTATTTCACAAGAACTGTATCCTGAAATTAAATTAGAAATGGTTAATGAAGATTTAGAACTTGGAGAAGAATTTATCAAATCTGCAATGGAAGATATCAGAAATATTAACGGAGTTGCAAAAATCAACCCTGAAAAAATGTATTTATACACTGCAGACGACTGGAAATACGATCTCCTTGAATTTATGAACGAAAACTCTGAAAAAAACGTAAAAGCACTTATTCCAATGGTCATGAAAGAAGATAAATTTAAAAGACACGGAAAAGAAGTGATGAAATTAATCAATGAAATAATGAAAATAGGTGTCAAAAAGGCAATAGCTGAAGTAGAAATACTAGAAAATGCCAAAACATTTATTGAAAGTGAATTCGATTGCGAGGTTATTGTAAATGGTGAGGATGTCAAAGGCAAAAAGAAATTTGCAATACCTTACAAACCTGCAATATATATGGAATAA
- a CDS encoding cell wall-binding repeat-containing protein translates to MNYFKIFAIFLVLIIPASASNVVLVSDTVSDCASANIIPTINDSYIVINTSWGVYDDDVLDQILNEYPQNVIIVGGTVAVPSEYDTQLEETGINVERIYGIDRYQTNKNVILKFKDQIQNRNIWIVYGDDDRPEFCNTGRNIVILSNGTALSFDDEDLEDFEPGRVTIMENPLFNSNNVMA, encoded by the coding sequence ATGAACTATTTTAAAATATTCGCTATTTTTTTAGTTTTGATTATTCCTGCATCTGCAAGCAATGTCGTACTTGTAAGTGACACGGTTTCAGACTGTGCGAGTGCAAATATTATTCCAACGATTAACGATTCATATATTGTTATAAATACATCGTGGGGAGTTTATGATGACGATGTGCTTGATCAGATCCTAAATGAATACCCTCAAAACGTGATTATTGTTGGTGGAACTGTAGCAGTTCCTTCGGAATATGATACACAATTAGAAGAAACAGGAATAAATGTCGAAAGAATATATGGTATTGATAGATATCAAACAAATAAAAACGTAATTTTAAAATTTAAAGATCAGATCCAAAATAGAAATATATGGATAGTTTATGGGGATGATGATAGGCCAGAATTTTGTAATACTGGACGAAATATCGTAATTTTATCAAATGGTACTGCATTATCTTTTGATGATGAGGATTTAGAAGATTTTGAGCCAGGAAGAGTTACAATTATGGAAAATCCATTATTTAATTCAAACAATGTAATGGCGTGA
- a CDS encoding DUF1894 domain-containing protein, which produces MSCIDNYNHEILLKGSFKECSDYIKKNYKNIREFNPGDELLEGVMLIGLPPIPVAYDDDFVIFPFTKPCYGSHVLRVPLNQYMKSQEKIKENEEKRGLLSKLKFW; this is translated from the coding sequence ATGTCCTGTATTGATAATTATAATCACGAAATTTTGTTAAAAGGATCATTTAAGGAATGTAGTGATTATATTAAAAAAAATTACAAAAATATTCGTGAGTTTAACCCGGGAGATGAATTACTGGAGGGAGTCATGCTTATAGGGCTTCCACCGATTCCAGTTGCTTACGATGATGATTTTGTAATTTTTCCTTTTACAAAACCTTGCTACGGAAGTCACGTACTCAGGGTTCCATTAAATCAGTACATGAAATCACAGGAAAAAATTAAAGAGAATGAAGAAAAGAGGGGACTACTTTCAAAATTGAAATTTTGGTAG
- a CDS encoding NCS2 family permease: protein MANFLARYFGFEEHNTNFKVETMAGVTTFMTLAYIIFVNPSILSLAGMDFGAVMVATCISAALGTFIMGVYAKYPFALAPGMGLNAFFTFGVVMGMGLSWQTALGAVFISGILFILLTLTKIRTWIFDAIPDSLKYGTAVGIGLFIAFIGLKSAGVIVANESTLVGLGNVLSPATFLALFGLFATAAMMARKVTGAILWGIILTAVIGMGLGVSALPAGLVSMPPSLAPTLMQMDVMGALNFGLINIILAFFFVDLFDTLGTLSALSSQAGYMKDGKLPKAEKALMSDSVATAVGAALGTSTVTSYIESASGIGLGGRTGFVSVVVAALFVLSIFFSPFVASIPAYATAPALVIVGALMISAIKRIDLDDITESVPAFIALITIPLTYSIATGLQLGFIFYPLIKLIAGRGKEVHPIVYLLAIVFAARFVYIG from the coding sequence ATGGCAAATTTTTTGGCTAGGTACTTTGGGTTTGAAGAACATAACACAAACTTCAAAGTAGAGACCATGGCTGGAGTTACAACTTTTATGACCCTGGCGTACATTATATTTGTAAATCCGTCGATCTTGAGTCTAGCGGGAATGGACTTTGGGGCAGTTATGGTTGCAACATGTATCTCCGCTGCACTTGGTACTTTTATAATGGGTGTTTATGCTAAATATCCGTTTGCACTTGCACCGGGAATGGGTTTAAACGCATTCTTTACATTTGGGGTGGTTATGGGCATGGGCCTAAGCTGGCAAACTGCTCTTGGCGCTGTTTTTATTTCTGGTATTTTATTTATTTTGTTAACATTAACCAAAATTAGAACCTGGATATTTGATGCAATACCTGATTCTTTAAAATACGGTACTGCAGTTGGTATCGGGTTATTTATTGCATTTATTGGTTTAAAATCCGCAGGAGTTATTGTTGCAAATGAATCTACATTGGTGGGCCTTGGAAACGTGCTTTCACCTGCAACATTTTTGGCACTCTTTGGTTTATTTGCAACTGCTGCAATGATGGCCAGAAAAGTAACAGGTGCAATTCTCTGGGGCATTATCTTAACAGCAGTAATCGGTATGGGACTTGGTGTTTCAGCACTTCCTGCAGGTTTAGTTTCAATGCCTCCTTCCTTAGCACCAACTCTGATGCAAATGGATGTTATGGGGGCTCTTAACTTTGGTCTTATAAACATAATTTTGGCATTCTTTTTTGTGGATTTATTTGATACACTTGGAACATTAAGTGCACTGAGTTCACAGGCAGGATACATGAAAGATGGAAAACTGCCAAAAGCAGAAAAAGCATTAATGTCCGATTCAGTTGCAACTGCTGTTGGGGCAGCTTTAGGTACTTCGACAGTTACAAGCTACATTGAATCAGCTTCAGGTATCGGACTTGGGGGAAGAACAGGATTTGTTTCAGTTGTGGTGGCTGCACTGTTTGTGCTTTCGATATTCTTCTCACCATTTGTTGCATCAATTCCGGCATACGCGACAGCACCTGCACTGGTGATTGTTGGAGCTTTAATGATTTCTGCAATAAAAAGAATTGATTTAGATGATATTACAGAATCAGTTCCTGCATTTATTGCATTGATTACGATCCCATTAACGTACAGTATTGCAACAGGACTTCAACTAGGGTTTATTTTCTACCCATTAATTAAATTAATTGCGGGACGTGGAAAAGAAGTACACCCAATCGTGTATTTACTTGCAATCGTCTTTGCAGCAAGATTTGTATACATTGGATAA
- a CDS encoding 4Fe-4S binding protein, whose protein sequence is MKISFQLIRNLIKTSFLGFFLATNNFCLCIVGYVQKFLLKINLNEITPQLIVIPAIAVVFGRLFCGFICPFGIIFEWTYKLRMKINNSKILPKVNPKIHEKLIYLKYILLIIGLYLTFKYGSYVICTVCPIGSFVGLSGTVISFILLGLLLIGGYFIPMFFCRYFCPIGAFLGIFSAKPVFKIKSNDKCNKCRLCEMKCPMQIDILDNMDEKECIRCFQCVTACKKGGLNYGK, encoded by the coding sequence ATGAAAATTAGTTTCCAATTAATAAGAAATCTGATTAAAACATCCTTTTTAGGATTTTTTTTAGCAACTAATAATTTTTGTCTCTGTATTGTAGGTTATGTTCAAAAATTCCTCTTAAAAATTAATTTAAACGAAATTACACCACAACTGATCGTAATTCCTGCAATTGCAGTTGTATTTGGAAGATTATTCTGCGGATTTATATGCCCCTTTGGAATAATCTTTGAATGGACATACAAACTAAGAATGAAAATAAATAACTCAAAAATACTCCCAAAAGTAAATCCAAAAATCCATGAAAAATTGATTTATTTAAAATATATTCTCTTGATAATTGGACTTTATTTAACTTTCAAATATGGATCTTACGTTATTTGCACAGTATGTCCAATAGGATCATTTGTTGGACTAAGTGGGACAGTGATTTCATTTATATTGCTTGGATTATTATTAATTGGTGGATATTTTATACCGATGTTTTTTTGTAGGTATTTCTGCCCGATTGGAGCATTTCTTGGAATTTTTTCAGCAAAACCGGTTTTTAAAATAAAATCCAATGATAAATGCAATAAATGCAGGCTTTGTGAGATGAAATGTCCAATGCAAATTGATATACTTGATAATATGGATGAAAAAGAATGTATCAGATGTTTCCAGTGCGTAACAGCTTGTAAAAAAGGCGGATTAAACTACGGAAAATAA
- a CDS encoding cell wall-binding repeat-containing protein → MDIFKKLALLMIVLMPVSFASDVILVSDNFADKLVAQTIADELDGFVLIESPWGNFSNDTLNEILNQTPKNVVIIGGLVAVPENYTDALENENITVERINGSDRYETNNLTINRFKDLFVNKTILIVYTEGENDTYGNITNVTFVLTDGENISVSEEDMQKMSDNITVLEDAAYNYSGLLKRLQNHGFQVSTASMPGNVLKAKIERRMNTIQTTLQALEQNGINISEIDTKYGALNEAYNGGNYNYAYALAIQLEDDLKAKQYKTTGNTKIEKTVKVKTNNVKPSNDDSDDDEEEIEYENETEEDDINETSE, encoded by the coding sequence ATGGACATTTTTAAGAAATTAGCACTATTAATGATCGTATTAATGCCAGTTTCATTTGCAAGCGACGTTATATTGGTTAGCGACAATTTTGCAGATAAACTTGTAGCTCAAACTATTGCCGATGAACTCGATGGATTCGTACTTATTGAGTCACCATGGGGAAATTTCAGCAATGATACATTAAATGAAATATTAAATCAAACTCCCAAAAATGTAGTAATAATTGGTGGGCTGGTAGCAGTTCCTGAAAATTATACCGATGCACTAGAAAATGAAAATATTACTGTTGAAAGAATCAACGGTTCCGATAGATATGAAACAAACAACTTAACAATAAACCGGTTTAAAGACCTATTTGTTAACAAAACAATTTTAATCGTTTATACTGAAGGCGAAAACGACACATATGGAAATATCACAAACGTAACCTTCGTATTAACCGATGGTGAAAACATATCAGTTAGTGAAGAAGATATGCAAAAAATGTCTGACAACATTACTGTTTTAGAAGATGCTGCATACAACTACAGCGGACTTTTAAAAAGACTTCAAAACCATGGATTCCAAGTAAGTACTGCTTCGATGCCTGGAAATGTTTTAAAAGCAAAAATCGAAAGAAGAATGAATACTATTCAGACGACGCTTCAAGCGTTAGAACAGAATGGAATCAATATCTCAGAAATTGATACAAAATATGGTGCATTGAATGAAGCATACAATGGCGGAAATTACAATTATGCATACGCTCTTGCAATCCAATTGGAAGACGATTTAAAAGCTAAACAGTACAAAACTACAGGCAATACAAAAATCGAAAAAACCGTTAAAGTGAAAACAAATAACGTTAAACCTTCGAATGATGATTCTGATGACGACGAAGAAGAAATAGAATATGAAAATGAAACTGAAGAAGATGATATCAACGAAACTTCAGAATAA
- a CDS encoding beta-CASP ribonuclease aCPSF1 — translation MSAEDILNEIKAAVINKAPGNAVITDVEFEGSEVVIYAKNPELFSNNLIKEFARDFRKRLAIRPDPSVLVEPDIAKDKILKIVPEDAEITNCIFDANTGEVIIESKKPGLVIGKEGSTLEDIKKAIQWAPKPVRTPPIPSDTIKAIRATMYRERADVKDILRRIGRRIHRDVRLRDDSWIRTSFLGGSREVGRTCLYHQTPESRILVDCGINIAVDDEKAFPHFDAPEFSIEEIDAVVVTHAHLDHCGFIPGLFRYGYDGPVYCTKPTRDLMTLLQKDYVDITEKEGKNVPYSSKDIKNCIKHTIPLDYGVTTDIAPAIKLTLHNAGHILGSAIAHCHVGEGLYNVAYTGDIKFEASRLLEPAVCQFPRLETLIIESTYGGYDDVLPERDETEKEFLRVIAETIARKGKVIIPVFGIGRAQELMLVLEEGYNQGMFNAPVYLDGMIWEATAIHTAYPEYLSKNMRNRIFHEGDNPFLSEVFKKVKNTNDRRNIIDSDEPSIILTTSGMLSGGPSVEYFKNLADNEKNAIVFVGYQSEGTLGRKIQKGFKEIPLMGKNGRSKAVKVNLSVHTLEGFSGHSDRKQLIKYLRKLKPIPDRILTVHGEVSKCIDLASTAYKLFKKETKAPMNLDSIRLR, via the coding sequence TTGTCAGCTGAAGATATATTAAACGAGATAAAGGCGGCGGTTATAAACAAAGCCCCAGGAAATGCGGTTATTACTGACGTCGAATTTGAAGGTTCAGAAGTAGTTATCTATGCAAAAAACCCAGAACTTTTTTCAAACAATCTTATCAAAGAATTTGCAAGAGATTTTAGAAAAAGACTTGCAATTAGACCGGATCCATCTGTTTTAGTCGAACCTGATATCGCGAAAGATAAAATTTTAAAAATAGTTCCAGAAGATGCTGAAATTACAAACTGTATTTTCGATGCAAACACAGGTGAAGTAATTATCGAATCTAAAAAACCTGGACTTGTAATTGGAAAAGAAGGCTCAACTCTTGAAGATATTAAAAAAGCAATTCAATGGGCCCCAAAACCAGTTAGAACCCCCCCAATTCCATCAGATACCATTAAAGCGATTAGAGCTACAATGTATCGAGAAAGAGCGGATGTAAAAGATATTTTAAGAAGAATTGGAAGAAGAATCCACAGAGACGTAAGACTTAGAGATGATTCATGGATTAGAACTTCATTTTTGGGTGGAAGTAGGGAAGTTGGAAGAACCTGTCTTTACCACCAGACTCCTGAAAGCAGGATTTTAGTTGATTGCGGTATTAACATTGCTGTTGATGATGAAAAAGCATTCCCACATTTTGATGCACCGGAATTTTCAATCGAAGAAATAGATGCAGTTGTAGTAACTCACGCACACCTTGACCACTGTGGATTTATTCCAGGATTATTCAGATACGGTTACGATGGGCCAGTTTACTGTACAAAACCTACAAGAGATTTAATGACCCTTTTACAGAAAGATTATGTAGACATTACTGAAAAAGAAGGTAAAAATGTTCCATATTCGTCAAAAGATATTAAAAACTGTATCAAACATACAATACCTCTTGATTACGGAGTTACTACAGACATTGCACCTGCAATCAAATTGACACTCCACAATGCAGGGCACATTTTGGGTTCAGCAATTGCACACTGCCACGTTGGTGAAGGATTATATAACGTTGCATACACAGGAGACATTAAATTTGAAGCATCAAGATTGTTAGAACCTGCAGTATGCCAGTTCCCACGACTTGAAACTTTGATTATTGAATCTACTTACGGAGGATACGATGACGTACTTCCAGAAAGAGATGAAACAGAAAAAGAATTCCTAAGAGTAATTGCTGAAACCATTGCAAGAAAAGGAAAAGTAATAATTCCAGTATTCGGTATCGGAAGAGCTCAAGAATTGATGCTTGTTTTAGAAGAAGGATACAATCAGGGAATGTTTAATGCTCCAGTATATTTAGATGGGATGATCTGGGAAGCAACTGCAATACACACCGCATATCCAGAATATCTCTCTAAAAATATGAGAAATAGAATTTTCCACGAAGGAGACAACCCATTCCTTTCAGAAGTATTTAAAAAAGTTAAAAATACAAACGATAGAAGAAACATTATCGACAGTGACGAACCAAGTATTATTTTAACAACTTCTGGTATGCTTAGCGGTGGACCGAGTGTTGAATACTTTAAAAATCTCGCAGATAACGAGAAAAACGCAATTGTATTTGTAGGTTACCAATCCGAAGGAACATTGGGTAGAAAAATCCAGAAAGGATTTAAAGAAATCCCATTGATGGGTAAAAACGGAAGAAGTAAAGCGGTTAAAGTAAACCTGTCAGTCCATACATTGGAAGGATTTTCGGGCCACAGTGACAGAAAACAGCTCATAAAATACCTTAGAAAATTAAAACCGATCCCTGACCGCATATTAACAGTTCACGGGGAAGTTTCAAAATGTATCGACCTTGCAAGTACTGCATACAAATTATTTAAGAAAGAAACAAAAGCTCCAATGAATCTCGATTCAATAAGATTGAGATAA
- the proS gene encoding proline--tRNA ligase: MEFSEWYSDILEKAGIYDLRYPIKGCGVYLPYGFKIRRYSFEILRKLLDETNHDETLFPMLIPENLLAKEGEHIKGFEDEVFWVTHGGKTPLEVKLALRPTSETTMYYMMKQWIKVHTDLPMKLYQVVNTFRYETKHTRPLIRLREIMSFKEAHTAHATKEDCDAQITEALNLYGEFFDEICVPYIISKRPEWDKFPGADYTMAFDTIYPDGKTMQIGTVHNLGQNFAKTFELEFETPDGEKDFVYQTCYGISDRAIASLISVHGDEKGLVIPVDVAPIQIVLIPLLFKGKEEIVMDKIKELNNTLKSEFRVHLDDRDIRPGRKYNDWEIKGVPLRIELGPRDIENGQALIVRRDTGEKITVEYSNILEEVEKIVSMYKENLKIKADEKIKNFLTVVNFESDVNALSEKVKAALLENKGIILIPFDESVYNEEFEELIDASVLGQTAYEGKDYISVARTY; the protein is encoded by the coding sequence ATGGAATTTTCTGAATGGTATAGCGACATACTAGAAAAAGCCGGAATTTACGACTTAAGATACCCTATAAAAGGATGCGGGGTTTATTTGCCATATGGTTTTAAAATCAGAAGATATTCCTTTGAAATCTTAAGAAAATTACTCGATGAAACAAATCACGATGAAACACTCTTTCCAATGTTAATCCCTGAAAATTTACTTGCAAAAGAAGGAGAACACATCAAAGGATTTGAAGATGAAGTTTTCTGGGTAACTCATGGTGGAAAAACTCCATTGGAAGTAAAACTTGCTTTAAGGCCCACTTCTGAAACTACAATGTACTACATGATGAAACAATGGATTAAAGTACACACTGACCTTCCAATGAAACTGTACCAAGTTGTAAACACATTCAGATACGAAACGAAACATACAAGGCCATTAATCAGATTAAGAGAAATAATGAGCTTTAAAGAAGCACACACCGCTCATGCAACAAAAGAAGATTGCGATGCCCAAATTACAGAAGCATTAAATCTCTACGGGGAATTCTTTGACGAAATCTGTGTACCGTATATTATTTCTAAAAGGCCAGAATGGGATAAATTCCCAGGAGCGGACTACACAATGGCATTTGATACCATCTACCCCGATGGAAAAACAATGCAGATTGGAACTGTTCACAATCTTGGCCAGAACTTTGCAAAAACTTTCGAACTTGAATTTGAAACGCCAGATGGCGAAAAAGATTTCGTGTACCAAACATGCTACGGAATTTCTGATAGGGCGATTGCATCATTAATTTCAGTCCACGGAGACGAAAAAGGTCTTGTAATCCCTGTAGATGTTGCACCAATCCAAATTGTTCTCATTCCGTTATTATTCAAAGGAAAAGAAGAAATTGTAATGGACAAAATTAAAGAATTAAACAATACTTTAAAATCAGAATTTAGAGTACATCTTGATGATAGAGATATTAGGCCAGGAAGAAAATACAACGACTGGGAAATAAAAGGAGTTCCATTGAGAATCGAACTTGGACCAAGAGATATCGAAAACGGACAAGCTTTAATCGTTAGAAGAGACACTGGCGAAAAAATAACCGTTGAATATTCAAATATTTTAGAAGAAGTTGAAAAAATAGTTTCAATGTACAAAGAAAACTTAAAAATTAAAGCTGATGAAAAAATTAAAAATTTCTTAACAGTTGTTAACTTTGAAAGCGATGTAAATGCACTTTCAGAAAAAGTTAAAGCTGCACTTTTAGAGAACAAGGGAATAATACTCATTCCATTTGATGAATCAGTGTACAACGAAGAATTTGAAGAATTGATCGATGCATCAGTTTTAGGTCAGACTGCCTATGAAGGAAAAGACTATATTTCAGTTGCCAGAACATACTAA
- the psmB gene encoding archaeal proteasome endopeptidase complex subunit beta: MISNSEYHKEYMKGTTTVGLLCKDGVVLATDKRATMGNLIADKEAKKLYKIDDYIAMTIAGSVGDAQSLIRIISAEAKIHKMRTGNNMTPLSCTTLISNVLHGNRHYPLLTQLILGGYDLINGAKLFSLDPVGGINEESSFTATGSGSPTAYGVLEAEYRSDVTIDKGLLVAVKALSSAMQRDAYSGNGISLAHINKDGVKLYSDAEIEGFLKKINKKR, encoded by the coding sequence ATGATATCCAACAGCGAATACCATAAAGAGTATATGAAAGGAACGACCACCGTAGGATTACTTTGTAAGGATGGCGTCGTTTTAGCTACTGATAAAAGGGCTACAATGGGCAATCTTATCGCGGATAAAGAAGCGAAAAAGTTATATAAGATTGATGACTACATAGCAATGACTATAGCTGGAAGTGTTGGGGATGCTCAGTCACTCATCAGGATCATTTCTGCAGAAGCAAAAATTCACAAGATGAGAACTGGAAACAATATGACTCCGCTTTCATGCACTACATTAATAAGTAACGTCTTGCATGGTAACAGACATTACCCTCTTTTAACACAATTAATACTCGGTGGATATGACCTGATTAACGGAGCTAAACTGTTTTCACTCGATCCAGTTGGGGGCATTAATGAAGAATCTTCATTCACTGCCACAGGATCAGGCTCACCTACTGCTTACGGAGTACTCGAAGCAGAATACCGATCTGATGTCACAATTGACAAGGGATTATTAGTTGCCGTAAAAGCTCTCTCGTCTGCTATGCAAAGAGATGCATACTCTGGAAATGGTATTTCCTTAGCTCATATCAATAAAGATGGAGTAAAATTATACTCGGACGCAGAAATTGAGGGTTTTTTGAAAAAAATCAACAAAAAAAGATAA